A part of Fimbriiglobus ruber genomic DNA contains:
- a CDS encoding general stress protein: MSKLNSVVAVFDAHDQAESAIRELQADGFDMQKLSIVGKDYHTEEHVVGYYTTGDRMLYWGKLGAFWGGFWGLLLGSGFFWVPGIGQLLVAGPLVMWLVGALEEAAVVGGLSALGAALFSIGVPKNSVVEYETEVKNGKLLLVAHGTPDDVERAKHLLQKTRAKSTAMHAEPVAVGS; the protein is encoded by the coding sequence ATGTCCAAATTGAATTCCGTCGTCGCGGTCTTTGACGCGCACGACCAGGCCGAGAGCGCGATCCGCGAACTTCAGGCGGACGGCTTCGACATGCAAAAACTGTCGATCGTCGGGAAAGACTACCACACGGAGGAACACGTCGTCGGCTACTACACCACCGGCGACCGCATGTTGTATTGGGGCAAGTTGGGAGCCTTCTGGGGCGGCTTCTGGGGATTACTGCTTGGTTCCGGGTTCTTCTGGGTTCCAGGCATCGGCCAACTCCTCGTGGCCGGACCACTCGTCATGTGGCTCGTCGGCGCCCTCGAAGAGGCCGCCGTGGTCGGCGGGTTGAGCGCCCTCGGCGCCGCCCTGTTCAGCATCGGCGTTCCGAAAAACAGCGTCGTGGAGTACGAGACCGAGGTGAAAAACGGCAAACTCCTCCTCGTCGCCCACGGGACGCCGGACGACGTGGAACGGGCCAAACACCTCTTGCAAAAAACGCGCGCGAAATCGACGGCGATGCATGCCGAACCCGTCGCCGTTGGCTCGTAA
- a CDS encoding DUF2934 domain-containing protein, giving the protein MSTKTRQPNHGSHLGNAATREWLDENIPPVGPPAGAEQQSHLIRARAYALWERAGKPDGDADRERFWYVAEKEFREAHARG; this is encoded by the coding sequence ATGTCCACGAAAACGCGGCAGCCGAATCACGGTAGCCACTTGGGCAACGCCGCGACGAGAGAATGGCTCGACGAGAACATACCACCCGTCGGGCCGCCGGCCGGCGCGGAACAGCAGTCTCATTTGATCCGCGCCCGCGCCTATGCCCTGTGGGAGCGGGCCGGGAAGCCGGACGGCGACGCGGACCGGGAACGGTTTTGGTACGTGGCCGAAAAGGAGTTCCGGGAGGCTCATGCGAGGGGATGA